One Streptomyces umbrinus genomic window, CCAGGTTGTCCGCCACGCGGGCTTCCTCGTGCCGGTCCTTCCAGACCTTCATGTTGGCCGTCGCGTCCTGGACCGGCTTCTCGCCCGCGCTGTTGTCGGCGAGGCCCTCGGCGGCGGCCAGTTTCGTGGTGAGGGCCTTCATCTGCTGCTCGTAGTCGTAGTCGTACACGTCCACGATGTCCGGTTTCTGGGGCGTGCCCACGTCCCTGGTCTCCGCGCCGCGGGCGACCAGTGTGAGGTTCTCGTTGCCCCGGGCCTTGAGCGAGGCGATCCGGGCGTCGTTGAGCGTGTTCAGCGAGCGGACCGCGTTGTCGTACGAGTCGTTCAGGCCGGCGCGGGCGACGCTGTGACCGACGACCAGCCACAGCAGGACGACCGTGGAGGCGGCCGTGGCGGCGACCAGGCCGTGGTTCAGCACACGGTTCGTACGGCGGTAGTTGCGGTGCTGGGCCCAGGCGAGGCCGCCGATGGCGAGGACGCCGGCGCCGATCGCGATCCACGGGTAGGGCGTCGCGTCGTCGTAGTCGGCGCGCAGGCGCTGGTTCTCCACCGTGTAGAGACGCTCGGCGTCATCGAGCATCACCTGCATCTTCGAGTTCGCGTACCGGAGGTAGGCGCCGCCGAGGGGGAAGCCCTGGCGGTTGTTGGCCCGGGCGCGCTCCACCAGGCCCTTGTACTCGGGCAGCATCCTGTTCAGCTTGGTGATGGTCTTCTCGGAGGCGGAGCCGGGTTCCGAGTTGGCCGCCGCGGTGACCAGCTTCTCCGCCGCGTTGTCGATGTCCCGCTCATAGAGGTCGCGGGACGCCTTCGTCTCCTGGCCGCCCGCGAGGAAGCCGCTGGACGCGACCGTGTTGGCGTCGGCGAGGGAGCGGTAGATCTCCGCAGCGTCGGCGCTCAGCGGCTGGCTGCTGTGCAGCACGTCGTCCGCGGCGGCCGAACGATCCGTCATCTGCCAGGCGGTGACCGCCCCGAACGCGACGACGAGGAGGGCGAGCACCGCGCCGATGATGCGCAGCCGCCCGGGCTCGGTGGTCGCCGCGGCACGCAGCTGGTCCACGCCCTCCGCCCACGCCGTACGGCGGGGAAGCCCGGTGTCGGGCACGGCGGAGCGGACCTGCGGCCCGGGCGGCGGTGCCTGTGGCGGCACCGCGGGCATCGTGGGCGCGGGCGCCCCCGGTGGCGCCGCACCGCCCTTCTGCTGATATGTCACTCGACCTCCCCCATGGTCATAGGCCGGTCACCTCCGCCCGGGCGCCAGGAAGCGCGGGCAGAGGTACACGGCCGCAAGTATCGCCGCCGGGACTGACATCCGCACAGGCCTTGCCGCGATCTTGTTCCGATTGCAGCAAGGCCTTGTCCGGATCGCAGCACGGCGAAGATCCCGTACCACCCCTGCCCATGAATACGCCAACCCGAACTGTTCGGTTCCCGGCGCGCTCAGACCCTCTCGTAAAACTCCCGCACGCGGGCGTGCGCCAGGGCCGGGGCCTCCTCGTGGTCGAGTCCGAGGAGGGCGGAGCCGAGGACCGGCCGGGCGATGACGACGCTGGGTACGGCCTTGGGGGCGCGCTCGGCCAGCAGTTCCCTTATCCGGTCGTCGAGTTGGGGGTGGCGGGCGGCCAGGACGCCCCCGCCGAGCAGGACCGGCGTCTCCTCGTCGAGCAGGTCGAGACGGGTCAGGGCGACGACCGACATGGCCGTGACCTCGTCCGCGAGCCGGTCGACGAGCGCGCGGGCGACCGGGTCGCCGTCCGTCGCCGTGGCGAACAGCACCGGCGTCAGCTCGTGACGCCTCGCGTGCTCGATGTGTTCCAGATGCAGGGCCTCGATCAGCGCGTACATGGAGTCGAGGCCGAAGTGCGCGGGCAGCGTGCGGGCCAGCGCGGTCGGACCGCCCCGCCCGTCCTCGGCCCGCGCCCCGTGCCACAGGGCCTCCTCGGCCAGGCCCCATCCGCCGCCCCAGTCACCGGAGATACGGCCCAGGGCGGGGAAGCGGGCGACCCGGCCGTCGGGCCGCATGCCCACGCAGTTGATGCCCGCGCCGCACACCACGGCCACCCCGCGCGGCTCCTCCACACCGGCCCGCAGGATCGCGAAGGTGTCGTTGCGGACCTCCACCGTCGTCCCCCACGCGCGCGCGTGCAGCGCGGCGGCCAACTGCTCCTCCTCCACGGGCAGATCGGCGTTGGCCAGACACGCCGAGACATGCTTCACGGAGTCGACGCCCGCCGCGGCGAAGGCCCGGCCGACGGCGTCCGCGACCGTGTCGACCGCCTCCCGGATGCCGACGACGGGCGGCCGGAACCCGCCGGCGCGCGCCGTGGCGAGCACGCTCCCGTCGTCCGCCACGACCGCGACGTCGGTCTTGCTGTTCCCCGCGTCGACGGCGAGGACCCGTGCGGTCACGCCCACGCGAGGTGCTCCCGGTTGTGCGCGATCAGCCGGTCGGTGAGGCCCTCGGCGTACGCGTACTGGCCCACCAGGGGATGGGCGAGCAGCGCCCGGAACACCCGCTCGCGTCCCCCGCGCAGCGCGGCCTCCAGAGCCAGGTCCTCGTACGCGGTGACGTTGGCCATCAGCCCCGCGTACAGCGGGTCCACCGGGGCCACCGGCAGCGGGGTCGCCCCCGCGTGCCCGACCGAGGCCTGCACCTCGATCACGGCGTCGTCCGGCAGGAACGGCAGCGTCCCGCGGTTGTACGTGTTCACCACCTGGTACCTGCTCCCGCCCCCGCCCAGAAGCGACGCGGCGAGGTCCACGGCTGCCTCGGAGTAGTAGGCCCCGCCCCGCTTGGCGAGCAGCGCCGGCTTCTCGTCCAGCTCCGGGTCGCCGTACATCTTCAGCAACTCCCGCTCCATCTCCGCCACTTCCGCGGCCCGCGACGGCTTCGTACCGAGTTCTCGTACGACCTCGTCGTGCGCGTAGAAGTAGCGCAGGTAGTAGGACGGGACGACGCCAAGACGGTCGAGGATGTCGCTCGGCATGCGCAGGGTGTCGGCGAGGGTGTCGCCGTGCTCGGCGAGCAGCTTGGGCAGGACGTTCTCGCCCTCGGGGCCGCCCAACCGCACACCGGTCTCCCAGGTGAGGTGGTTGAGGCCCACATGGTCCAGGTGCACATCGGCTGCGGTGACCCCCAGCATTCCGGCGAACCTCCGCTGGAATCCGATCGCCACGTTGCACAGTCCGACCGCCTTGTGACCGGCCTGGAGCAGGGCGCGGGTCACGATGCCGACGGGGTTGGTGAAGTCGATGATCCAGGCGTCGGGGTTGGCACGCCGTACGCGCTCGGCGATGTCGAGCACCACCGGGACCGTACGCAGCGCCTTGGCGAGGCCGCCGGCGCCGGTCGTCTCCTGGCCGACGCAGCCGCACTCCAGCGGCCAGGTCTCGTCCTCGCCCCGGGCGGCCTGCCCGCCGACGCGGAGCTGGAGCAGCACCGCGTCGGCGCCCTCGACACCCGCGTCGAGATCGTCGGTCGTGGTGACGCGCCCGGGGTGCCCCTGCTTGGCGAAGATGCGCCGGGCCAGACCGCCGACCAGTTCGAGACGGTCGAGGGCGGGGTCGACCAGGACCAGCTCCTCTATGGGCAGGGTGTCCCTCAGCCTCGCGAATCCGTCGATGAGTTCAGGGGTGTAGGTGGAGCCCCCGCCCACTACTGCGAGTTTCATGTCAGCCCTTCACTCCGGTGAGCGTGACGCCCTCGACGAACGCCTTCTGCGCGAAGAAGAACACGAGGATCACGGGGGCCATGACCAGGACGGTCGCGGCCATCGTCAGATTCCAGTCGGTGTGGTGCGCGCCCTTGAAGGACTCCAGGCCGTAGCTCAGGGTCCAGGCGCCGGGATTCTCGGACGCGTAGATCTGCGGTCCGAAGTAGTCGTTCCAGGCGTAGAAGAACTGGAAGAGAGCGACGGCGGCGATGCCCGGCTTGGCCATCGGCAGGACGACCTTGAGCAGGGTCTTGAAGTCCCCGCAGCCGTCGACCTTCGCCGCGTCGATGTACTCGTTCGGGATCGTCATCAGGAACTGCCGCAGCAGGAAGATCGAGAACGCGTCCCCGAACGCCATCGGGATGATCAGCGGCCACAGGGTGCCCGACAGATCCAGCTGCTTCGCCCAGAACAGGTACATCGGGATGATGATGACCTGCGGCGGCAGCATCATCATCGAGATGACCAGCATCAACGACAGGTTCCGGCCACGGAAGCGGAACTTGGCGAGCGCGTACGCCACCGGAATGCTGGACACCACCGTCAGGACGGTGCCGCCACCCGCGTACAGAAGGGTGTTCTTCCACCAGGTGAGGAAGCCGGGCGTGTCGAAGACCTTCGCGTAGTTGCCCCACTCCCAGGTGTGCGGGATCAGGTCCCTGGTGAGGGTCTGGTTGTCGCTCATCAGGGAGGTGAGGACGACGAACACGAAGGGCAGGACGAAGAACAGCGCGGCCGCGACGCCGAGCGCGTGCACGGCGATCCATTCGAGGAGGGCCTTGCGACGGGCGGTCCGCTCGGCGGGTGTGACCGGCGGCGCCACCAACTCCACGGGCTTGTCGAGTACTTGGGTCATGGGTCAGTCACCTGCCTGGATGAGACCGCCCCGGCGCCGCATCAGGAACGCGGTGAACACCATGGACAGGGCGAACAGCACCAGCGCGACCACGCACGCGGAGCCGTAGTCGAAGCGCTGGAAGCCGAGGTTGTAGACGAGCTGCGGCAGGGTGAGCGTCGACTTGTCGGGGTATCCCGGTTCGAACTGCTGGCCCGAGCCGCCGATGATCCCGGAGGCGACCTTCCCCGCGACCAGCGGCTGTGTGTAGTACTGCATCGTCTGGATCACGCCGGTGACCACCGCGAACATCACGATCGGTGAGATGTTCGGCAGCGTCACGAACCGGAACCGGTGCCAGGCGGAGGCCCCGTCCAGCTCGGCGGCCTCGTACTGCTCCTTCGGTACGTCGAGCAGCGCGGCCATGAAGATGACCATCAGGTCGCCGACGCCCCAGAGGGCCAGCATGGTGAGGGCGGGCTTGGACCACGCGGCGTCCGTGAACCAGCCGGGCGTCGGCAGGCCGAGGTCGCCGAGGACCGAGTTGACCGGCCCCGTACCCGGGTTGAGCAGGAAGACGAAGGCCAGCGTCGCCGCGACGGGCGGCGCCAGGTAGGGCAGGTAGAAGAGGGTGCGGAACACACCCGTGCCCGTCTTGATCTTCGTGATCAACAGGCCGATGCCCAAGCCGAAGGCGACCCGCAGGGTGACCATGACGACCACCAGCCACAGGGTGTTGCGCAGCGCCGGCCAGAACATGGGGTAGTCGTTGAAGACGTAGTTCCAGTTCTCCAGACCCCGGAAGACGGGGACACCGAAGCCGTCGTACTTCATGAAGGAGAAGTACACGGTCGAGATCAGCGGATACGCGAAGAAGACGCTGAAGCCGATCAGCCACGGCGACATGAAGGCGGCCGTGCGAAGCGCCGACCGGCGGCGCTTCGCACGCAGAGTGAGCGTGGACATCGGTGCTACTTCGCCTGCTCGATGTCACGGTCGATCTGGTCGGCCGTCTTCTTCAGGCCGGCCTTCAGATCCTTCGCCTTGCCGGACTCGTACTGGTAGCCGAAGTCCTGCAGGGTCGTCTGGTACGTCGAGCCGTTGACGGAGGCCGGCGGGGTGTTGGAGTGCGGGTTCTGCGCGATGTCCAGGAACGTCTTGAAACCGGGGTCGACCGTCAGGTCGGGCGACTTCAGCGCGGCGAACGTGGACGGCACGTTGTGGATGGCGTTGGCGAAGGCGACGACGGCCGCGGTGTCGGTCGTCATGTACTTCACCAGCTCCCAGGCCGCGTTCTGCTTCTTGCTCTGCGGCGCGATGCCCATGACCGTGCCGGACAGGAAGCCCTTCCCGTACTCGTCGACCTCGTCGTCGGCGACGGGCATGGGAGCCGTGCCGATGTCGAACTTCACGCCCGCGTCCTTCGCCATGCCGAGCCGCCACTCGCCGTCGAGCTGCATGGCCACCTGGCCGGTCTGGAAGGGGTGCTTGGCGCCCCATTCGTCGCCGAAGGTGTTGCGGTACTTCTCCAGCTTCTGGAAGCCGCCGAGGCTGTCGACGAGCTTCTTCTGGTACGTGAACATCTCGGCGAACGCCGGGTCCTCGGCGATGCTGGACTTGCCGTCCTTGTCGAAGTAGGCGTGGTCCCACTGCGACATGTAGTGGTCCACGACGGTCTCGTAGCCGTGGTAGTTCGGCATGAAGCCGAGCTGCTGGTACGAGTCGCCCTTGGTCTTCGTCAGCTTCTTGGCGACCTCGGTGAACTCGGACCACGTCTTCGGCGGCGCCTTGATGCCGGCCTTCTTGAAGGCGTCCTTGTTGTAGTAGAGGCCGTACGCGTCGCCCAGCAGCGGCATCGCGCAGCGCGTGCCCTCGAACTGGGTGTACTCCAGCATCGGCTTCGGAATGATCTTGTCGAGGTCGAGCTTCGACTTCTCGATGAACGGCTTGAGGTCGGCGAAGGCGCCGGACGAACAGAACTTGCCGATGTTGGATGTGGTGAACGACGACACCACGTCGGGTCCGCTGGAACCACCCGCGCGCAGCGCCTGGTTGAGCTTGTCGTCGTTGATGTTGCCGACGACCTTCACCTTGATGTTGGGGTGTTCCTTCTCGAAGCGGTCGATGTTCGCCTGGATGGCCTTGACCTCGGCGGGAGCGCTCCAGCCGTGCCAGAACGTGATCGTGGTCGACGCGTTCGGGTCGTCCGTGGCGCCGGTGTCCGACTGACCGGTACAGGCGGTGGTGAGAAGGGCTATCGAGGCGGCGGCGAGCACCGCTTTCCTGGGCATTCCGGGCATGGCGAAGTCTCCCTGGGGCGGGACGGGGGTGTGGGACGGGTTGTGTACGGAGATGTGCGGGGGGAGGCGTGCGGGTCCTGCTCAGCGCGAGGTGTCGAAGGCCTCGTCGCGGGTGGCCGCGAGCGCGCTCTCCAACGCGCCGCGCAGCACGGGGTGTTCGTCGACGTCGCCGACCACGAGGCGCGGCCGGGGTGCGGCCAGCTCCTCCAGCTCGGCCTGCACCAGGGCGCGCAGCAGTTCGCCGCCCCTGGTGAGCGAGGCCCCGCTGAGGACGACGAGTTCGGGGTCGAGGACGGAGACGAGCGAGGCGAGACCGGTGGCGAGCCCCGTCGCGTACGTCTCCAGGAGCTGCCGGTGGGCTCCCGCGTTGATGTCCGCCGCCTGCTCGACGAGCGCGGCGGCGACTTCGGCGTACGGCCCGGTCGGCAGGGGTTGGATGCCGAGTTCGCGGGCGAGTTTCGGGATGGCCTGGGAGCCGGCCAGCTCCTGGTAGCCGCCGCTGTTGGCCTTGGTGACGTGCCGCACGAGCGGCGCGCCGGGTACGGGGAGGAAGCCGACCTCGCCCGCGCCGCCGGTCCAGCCGCGGTGCAGGCGTCCGCCGAGGACGAGCGCGGCACCGAGGCCGCCCTCGTTCCACAGCAGTACGAAGTCCTCGTGGCCCCGGGCCGCACCGAGCCGCTGCTCGGCTATGGCGACGAGGTTGACGTCGTTCTCGTACTCGACGGGCATCGGCAGTGTGGCCGCGAGCTCGTCGAGCAGGGCGGGGGAGTGCCACCCGGGAAGGTGGGAGGCGTAGCGCAGCCGCCCCGTGTTGGGGTCGAAGGCGCCGGGGGTGCCGATGACGAGCCGCTGGATGTCGGCCCGGACCAGCCCCGCCGCCTTCACGGCGCCGTCGAGGGCGTCGGTGACCTGCCGTACGACGGTCTGTCCTGCGCGACGTCCGGGGGTGAGCAGTTCGTACTCTCCCACCGTCCGCCCCGTCACATCGGCGACGGCGGCGAGGATCCGCTCGGGCGTCACGTCGAGACCGGCGGCGTAGGCGGCGGCCGGGTTCACCGCGTACAGCTGTGCGTTGGGCCCCGGCCGGCCCTCGCTGGTGCCGGTGACGAGGACGAGCCCCGCCGCCTCCAGCCGGGCCAGCAGCTGCGAAGCGGTCGGCTTCGACAGGCCGGTCAGCTTGCCGATCCGCGTCCGGGACAACGGCCCGTGCTCCAGCAGGAGATCGAGTGCGGCACGGTCGTTCATGGTGCGCAGAACGCGAGGGGTGCCCGGCGTACCGGCGGTTCCTGCCATGAGTGTCGACACCTGCCTTTCGGCTGCCCAGCTTCCCAGTGGTGTCATCGGGAAGTCCACCGCGGAATCATTGTTAGGAAACTTTCCTATCGGTGGGAGGAAGGTAGGCCCGGGGTGGGGGACGCGTCAATACCGGCCACTGTCGGGCAATGAAGTCGTTACCCGCCGGACGGTGAGGGGACACGCGGCCCGGCGGACAGTGGGACACGCGTGTGGGGCGGCACTCGGAGTGACCCGGATACCGCCCCACGGAGGCCGTGCGCGTATGAGAAAGCTCTCGCCTCTACTTCGTCACATTCGTCGGTACCGCCGCCGGCGCTATGGGGGACGCCGTCTGCGACTGGGGGGACGCGGAGTTGGAGTAGGCCGACGGGGCCGCCATGCCCGCCGTCGGGTCGGGGGTCGCCTCCTCGTCCTGCTGGGCGGGGAGGCCGCCGACGATGCGGATGCCCGCCCCGTCGAGGGCGTGCTTGATGCGCCAGCGGAGTTCGCGCTCCACGCTCAGCGCCTTGCCGGGCATCGTCTTCGCGGAGACGTGGACGACCATCGAGTCGAGCAGGACGCTGTCGAGGCCGAGGACCTCGATGGGGCCCCAGAGGCGTTCGTTCCAGGGCTCGGCCTTGCTCATGTCCTCGCCGACCTGGTTGAGGAGCGTCTTCACCCGGTCCAGGTCCTCCGAGGGGTGGACCGTGACGTCGACACCGGCCGTGGCCCAGCCCTGGGAGAGGTTGCCGATGCGCTTGACCTCGCCGTTGCGGACGTACCAGATCTCGCCGTTGTCGCCGCGGAGCTTGGTGACGCGCAGGCCCACCTCGATGACCTCGCCGGAGGCGACGCCCGCGTCGACCGTGTCGCCCACGCCGTACTGGTCCTCCAGGATCATGAAGACGCCGGAGAGGAAGTCCGTGACCAGGTTGCGGGCCCCGAAACCGATGGCCACGCCCGCCACACCGGCGGAGGCCAGCAGCGGGGCCAGGTTGATCTCGAACGTGCCGAGGATCATCAGCGCGGCCGTACTCATGATCGCGAAGGACGCGACCGAGCGGAGCACCGAACCGATGGCCTGGGACCGTTGACGACGGCGTTCGACGTTGACCAGGAGACCGCCGAGGGCCGTCCCGTCGACCGCCTGGGCCGTACGGTTCATGCGGTCTATGAACTTCGTGATGGTCCGCCGTATGACCACTCTCAGCACGGCCGCTATCACCAGGATCAGCAGCACGCGCAGGCCGATGCTGAGCCATGTGGACCAGTTCTGCTCGACCCAGCTCGCGGCGTTGTTCGCGCTTTCCTGGGCGTCCTGGAGCGTTGGCGCCGTCGGTTCCTCGGTGGGATCGGCGGCCGACAGGACGGACAAGAACACGGCAGGTACCTCCAGGCGTAGCGGTCCGCCCGCGGCAGGGACATCGGAATAGGGGCACCGACGGGCAGAACAACCACACTAACGGGGCAGCATGTGCGGATCGTTGCAATGTTCGAGGGAGAGACTGTGCTCACCTGGGGATGAAGAGGGTGTGGTCGAAAACACTCCCAGCCCGTTACCGGGACATGGTGGCGCTTCCACCAGGCATGAGGGGAGACTGACTACAGATCGTCCCGGCGCGAGCCACGCGCCGCCGGCGTACAAGGAGGCCATCCGTGCCGCATGTCCTGGTCCTCAACGCGTCGTACGAGCCCCTCGGCGTCGTACCGCTCCGCCGCGCGCTCGTCCTCGTCCTCGAGAACAAGGCTGTCTGCCTCGAGGAATCCGGCGCCTTTATGCATAGTGCAACCGTTACTGTCCCCGCACCCAGCGTGGTCCGGCTGAAGAGGTTCGTACGGGTCCCTTACAGGGGGCCCGTTCCGCTGACCCGTCGGGCGTTGTTCGCCCGCGACGGCGGCCGGTGCATGTATTGCGGTGGCGTCGCAACCAGCGTCGACCACGTCATCCCGCGCAGTCGCGGGGGTCAGCACGTCTGGGACAACGTGGTGGCGTCCTGCCGCCGCTGCAAC contains:
- a CDS encoding carbohydrate ABC transporter permease — translated: MTQVLDKPVELVAPPVTPAERTARRKALLEWIAVHALGVAAALFFVLPFVFVVLTSLMSDNQTLTRDLIPHTWEWGNYAKVFDTPGFLTWWKNTLLYAGGGTVLTVVSSIPVAYALAKFRFRGRNLSLMLVISMMMLPPQVIIIPMYLFWAKQLDLSGTLWPLIIPMAFGDAFSIFLLRQFLMTIPNEYIDAAKVDGCGDFKTLLKVVLPMAKPGIAAVALFQFFYAWNDYFGPQIYASENPGAWTLSYGLESFKGAHHTDWNLTMAATVLVMAPVILVFFFAQKAFVEGVTLTGVKG
- a CDS encoding ROK family transcriptional regulator, with the translated sequence MAGTAGTPGTPRVLRTMNDRAALDLLLEHGPLSRTRIGKLTGLSKPTASQLLARLEAAGLVLVTGTSEGRPGPNAQLYAVNPAAAYAAGLDVTPERILAAVADVTGRTVGEYELLTPGRRAGQTVVRQVTDALDGAVKAAGLVRADIQRLVIGTPGAFDPNTGRLRYASHLPGWHSPALLDELAATLPMPVEYENDVNLVAIAEQRLGAARGHEDFVLLWNEGGLGAALVLGGRLHRGWTGGAGEVGFLPVPGAPLVRHVTKANSGGYQELAGSQAIPKLARELGIQPLPTGPYAEVAAALVEQAADINAGAHRQLLETYATGLATGLASLVSVLDPELVVLSGASLTRGGELLRALVQAELEELAAPRPRLVVGDVDEHPVLRGALESALAATRDEAFDTSR
- a CDS encoding N-acetylglucosamine kinase, which gives rise to MGVTARVLAVDAGNSKTDVAVVADDGSVLATARAGGFRPPVVGIREAVDTVADAVGRAFAAAGVDSVKHVSACLANADLPVEEEQLAAALHARAWGTTVEVRNDTFAILRAGVEEPRGVAVVCGAGINCVGMRPDGRVARFPALGRISGDWGGGWGLAEEALWHGARAEDGRGGPTALARTLPAHFGLDSMYALIEALHLEHIEHARRHELTPVLFATATDGDPVARALVDRLADEVTAMSVVALTRLDLLDEETPVLLGGGVLAARHPQLDDRIRELLAERAPKAVPSVVIARPVLGSALLGLDHEEAPALAHARVREFYERV
- a CDS encoding ABC transporter substrate-binding protein, producing the protein MPGMPRKAVLAAASIALLTTACTGQSDTGATDDPNASTTITFWHGWSAPAEVKAIQANIDRFEKEHPNIKVKVVGNINDDKLNQALRAGGSSGPDVVSSFTTSNIGKFCSSGAFADLKPFIEKSKLDLDKIIPKPMLEYTQFEGTRCAMPLLGDAYGLYYNKDAFKKAGIKAPPKTWSEFTEVAKKLTKTKGDSYQQLGFMPNYHGYETVVDHYMSQWDHAYFDKDGKSSIAEDPAFAEMFTYQKKLVDSLGGFQKLEKYRNTFGDEWGAKHPFQTGQVAMQLDGEWRLGMAKDAGVKFDIGTAPMPVADDEVDEYGKGFLSGTVMGIAPQSKKQNAAWELVKYMTTDTAAVVAFANAIHNVPSTFAALKSPDLTVDPGFKTFLDIAQNPHSNTPPASVNGSTYQTTLQDFGYQYESGKAKDLKAGLKKTADQIDRDIEQAK
- a CDS encoding 6-phospho-beta-glucosidase, encoding MKLAVVGGGSTYTPELIDGFARLRDTLPIEELVLVDPALDRLELVGGLARRIFAKQGHPGRVTTTDDLDAGVEGADAVLLQLRVGGQAARGEDETWPLECGCVGQETTGAGGLAKALRTVPVVLDIAERVRRANPDAWIIDFTNPVGIVTRALLQAGHKAVGLCNVAIGFQRRFAGMLGVTAADVHLDHVGLNHLTWETGVRLGGPEGENVLPKLLAEHGDTLADTLRMPSDILDRLGVVPSYYLRYFYAHDEVVRELGTKPSRAAEVAEMERELLKMYGDPELDEKPALLAKRGGAYYSEAAVDLAASLLGGGGSRYQVVNTYNRGTLPFLPDDAVIEVQASVGHAGATPLPVAPVDPLYAGLMANVTAYEDLALEAALRGGRERVFRALLAHPLVGQYAYAEGLTDRLIAHNREHLAWA
- a CDS encoding mechanosensitive ion channel family protein, which codes for MFLSVLSAADPTEEPTAPTLQDAQESANNAASWVEQNWSTWLSIGLRVLLILVIAAVLRVVIRRTITKFIDRMNRTAQAVDGTALGGLLVNVERRRQRSQAIGSVLRSVASFAIMSTAALMILGTFEINLAPLLASAGVAGVAIGFGARNLVTDFLSGVFMILEDQYGVGDTVDAGVASGEVIEVGLRVTKLRGDNGEIWYVRNGEVKRIGNLSQGWATAGVDVTVHPSEDLDRVKTLLNQVGEDMSKAEPWNERLWGPIEVLGLDSVLLDSMVVHVSAKTMPGKALSVERELRWRIKHALDGAGIRIVGGLPAQQDEEATPDPTAGMAAPSAYSNSASPQSQTASPIAPAAVPTNVTK
- a CDS encoding carbohydrate ABC transporter permease; amino-acid sequence: MSTLTLRAKRRRSALRTAAFMSPWLIGFSVFFAYPLISTVYFSFMKYDGFGVPVFRGLENWNYVFNDYPMFWPALRNTLWLVVVMVTLRVAFGLGIGLLITKIKTGTGVFRTLFYLPYLAPPVAATLAFVFLLNPGTGPVNSVLGDLGLPTPGWFTDAAWSKPALTMLALWGVGDLMVIFMAALLDVPKEQYEAAELDGASAWHRFRFVTLPNISPIVMFAVVTGVIQTMQYYTQPLVAGKVASGIIGGSGQQFEPGYPDKSTLTLPQLVYNLGFQRFDYGSACVVALVLFALSMVFTAFLMRRRGGLIQAGD
- a CDS encoding HNH endonuclease codes for the protein MPHVLVLNASYEPLGVVPLRRALVLVLENKAVCLEESGAFMHSATVTVPAPSVVRLKRFVRVPYRGPVPLTRRALFARDGGRCMYCGGVATSVDHVIPRSRGGQHVWDNVVASCRRCNHVKADRHLVEIGWRLRHKPAPPTGLAWRIIGTGHRDPRWLPYLQPYGAEDAMARIDGISA